The region AGTATCAAgaaaatattatttataaattgattacaaaacaaaaaaaatagaaataaatttGTTTCATACAAGATATTAGTTCGtagaaaaaaaacaaatatgACTAATAAAAATATGATTTAAATATATTTTCGATTTCTCTAAAATAATTTTAATCATATATTATTGATAACTAGAATAgtttattaattaatattttatattaaataaattaataattaattgttttaattaatatattaaaaattaattattttaaattttgaaaaaaattattgAATCTAAATCCAATTTAtaatttgaaaataataaaattatttatGTGAATGCAGTGTTGACTTTTGAAAACACTAAAATTATTACGAAAAACGATATGGAATTCCAGTAGAATTACCTATATAAGCTTTCACctcttttattccttttattcTGTATCTTATGTCTCCGTATTATCCAATCTTTCTGAACTGTTCTGCTTCTCCTTTCTTTTCTCAAATGCAGAGCTTTGGCAAGATCGTCTAGACCATGGCAATACTTAGGATACCATATGGATGTTGTAGAGATAACATGTAGGAGTTTTTTTACATTATTATACTGTAATCAAGGCTCAAGAGTTATAGCTGATTTCTGTTTCAATATGTTAATAAAAAATATAGAAAACTATTAAGAAACAAAGAGGACAATCACTTAAATGGGCACATGTGATGTGGAAATGTTTTTATTAGCTAAGATTAAAGTAAATAGGTATGTGTCCTAAATGTGTTTGGTGTTGTATATTAAGTGTAAAAACAACTTTAAAAATCTTGGAGGGGCGGAAGCTGTCGGAGGCTTTAACCTCCAATCGTCCTTGACGGTAAATCAGAGTGATTTCAACAAAGAAACTCCAATACCAAACATGCACTCAGACTTGACATTTTATGTTTAAAGATTTCATACAAAATTGCTACAATATAGTTATTTGATAAAATTATAAGCACCCGGTAAACATTAATCCAACAAAAGAAACAGACATATAGAACATCTGTCAAGTGATCTGAGTTTAATTTCACAATGCCTTTAGCTCAAAAAACAAACAGAAGCATGTTGTATTCCTCTGAAGTCATGGAAAGCTGGCGGCCACTGAAAACTCAACATGATAGCACACTATCCAAAGCTCCAAATTCAATGAACAAAAGCATGGAAAACAAAACAGGTTAATCAACTAAGTCTACCGGGGGCCAGGATTCGAATCAATTTCTGTCTACCGGAGGTTTTTATTCAAAATACCTCGGTCTTAATTGTATGCATAAGATTTTTATATCTCTTCTCTTTTTCCTTATAATTTTGTAGATACTTCTGGTGACGTGTATTTAATATTTTGATATCTTCTTCAATCATCAGCAGCTTTTGTTTTTTCCCTTCAATCTGAGTCAAGATTTCCATAGCTTCTGGAGAAATGTCCAACTTGTTTGTACAAGGAAAGCATATACAAGGATTCCTACAAAACATAGTAGCAAGATGAGTAATTTCTACTCAAAACCTAGGCATAATACACTTAAACCATCATCAAAGAAATGTGGAAGTATCATCGTTTGTAAAAAGTCAGACATTTAAAAGAATACATACCCATAACCAAGAGAAAGAGTTCCATTTTCTCTTATAATACCACCATCCAATGATACAGCACCCTCTTCTATACAGGGAAGAGCATCCACCATATTCTCTCTAGTTTTATAAACATGGAGCTTCTTGAAAAGGCTAAAGAGCACGGTCTCGCGAAGCCCGTACCCTGAAGTTGTCCTTGTCTGCAGGTGATGGATGTCCAGATCAATCATATTAACTGCATAACCCATAAACCCTGCTGGCATTCTCCCATTTGGCATCTTGGGATCAGGCAAGAATAGCTTCCTCTGAGAGTCATTATCATGCCAGGACCCATTGTGTGGCCTGTCAATTGAATTGTATGGCCTGTCAATGGAAACAATGTCTGCATGATGTCTTCTCtagacaaaaataaaaaatgaaatgcatCTAGCCATAAATCCTTCCTATAATTTTTTCTACAAAAAAATATCTATAAAATTAATCATATTTATATAATAATGAAAATTGTGGTTACGGTGACCCCTGAAGTACTGCATTACCTTATATTTTCAAAGCACATGACAAAAAAACGCTTGCTTATAGCTTTTCCAAGACCAGCTGCTTCAGCATGCAAGGCATGCACAATATCGATTTCTCCATTTTGTTTGTACTTCTCAAGAGAAATTGCAGTATTGAAAGATTTACAAATAACACCCAACATTTGCTCTTCTCCAAGATATTCAGCTAAAATTCTGCAAATAAATTAAGATAAAAACTCACTCAGAAGCACAATAAACCTCAAAAAATGTTTTGTTAGTGAACAAGTGATACAGGGGACATTTCGTTAATGATGGAATATTATGTTCAGTGTAAACAACATTTTTTGAAATTTCCACAATCATCATAATATCATTCCATACAACTACAATCACAATTTAAAACCAATAATTTTATTCCAAGTATTTTATTTTTGGTTGGCAGGGAtgagaaaagagaaaaatatgTCACCTGCTAAGCTCAGGACTCTGAACAGAACCAAGGAGAGCAACAACCCCAATTATATCTTCCAAGAAGTTATTCTGTTGCTTTTGGTGCGTAGTCAAACTGCATAAGACAGAAGCTGCTGAATTTTCCATGCTTTTAATTTTTGTAGTCATTTCCTCTTTGGTGTTGATGAACCCAGAGTCCACATAGTCTAATTGATAATGTTGAACATTATCTGCCAAATTAAAAACATACATAAACATCAAAAGCATCATTTAAGACACTAAGATTGGTCTAATGGTCAATGGCTTGAGTAGTATGCATGAGGTCGTAAGTTCAAACATCATTACCTCCACTGTGCACCCAAAAAACAAAACATGTCATTTATTAGAGTAAACTTTTAAGTATAATTTAATGTGGTAACAGACTAAAACTAGCATTCATAAATGCACAACTATGTCAACAGATAAAATAACATCTCATAAGACAAAAGGACATCAAATGCAAAGATTTCTTTCAATGGACAATACCATACATACTTTTCAGCATCAACATATCTTTCTCAATCCCATCCTTTTGCTTCAAACAATTTTCAAGACGTTCTTCTACTGTTCTAATTTTCTCACCAAGTCGTAAAATCTTTTTAAGTTGCTGCATTAGAAGTACATCAAGACAAAGTCAAGTTGAGGCAAAAATAATAAACCATAGACGGATAAGTTTCTGTAATCACCTAGCACAGTTTCATTGTTGACAATCTCTTAAATGAGAAAGCATTTTAGAAAAACAATAATTTTAATCTCATGCACTCACCTAATAAGTTTTGCTGTTATCATGAATTTTGAAGCATGATAAAACAAAAAGTGCCTTATTCGCATCTAAACCATTTATATTTGAGAACAAAAATCAAACAAAACATAACATATTTCACGTTTGATACCTTGCCATCATTTAGGATAGATATTAAATTGTTTTCACGATTAAGTGGTGTTAGTTCCGGCGGGGTTAAAATATTCTTCTCCGGGAGTTGTGTAGCCTCTTTCACATTGAACATTTTGATAACTTGAACCTGCAGACAAATCCCTCCAATTATAATTCATAACTAGGCcaaaatatatattaaaattaaaaaaaaatatataaccTCTACATCCTGACGTAGCATGGTATATTGTGAGTGAGAAGCTTCAAAACTAAAAGTCCCCTCAATTTCTGGAACACTTATGGATGGGATGGTACAGCGTCCATGCTTGAAAGTGTACCGTATAGATTCCTCTGCATTGAAAAAGTCAGACCTAATTGTAAGCATATGAAACTGGCAATCTTGATCGTCGTGATGAATCTTCGTATCTACTTCTCCATCAATATTGACGATTTCAAATTCAATGTTTTCTAGCTGACCACCAACAGCACAAAAATCAGGCACCTGAAATTGCACACAATACATCAGTTAAAATTTAAGCAAATACACTGTAGTTCAATCATCAACAGAAACAAGCCTTATTCCATTAAGAGTGGTCGGTTAATTGGATCAAACTATGTCATAGTGTTCTATCCAAGACCATGCATCTTTCCAATCCGTTAATCTCGAGATCTTTTTTAATAATTTCTCTTATAATTTTTATATGTCTTCCTCTACCTCTAGTTGTTTGATTCCTCTCCATAACTCTTTTTATAAGAGAACCTACAAATCTTCTCTTTACATGTCAAAACCACCAAAGTCTATTTCCCACCATTTTTCTCGTATAGGTGTTATCCCAACCATGTCTTTAATGTTATCATTTCTAATTTTATCCTGTCTAGTCTTACCACACATTTAACTCAAGTCTTTTACTTTATTCTCGTGTTGATTTTTAACCGTCCGTCATGTACAACAACGTAGGTCTTATCACATTCCAATAAAATTTTCCTTTCAGTTTGATTGCTGCTTTTGTGTCGCATAATAAAATCCACGTGGCCCTCCTCCATTTCAACCACCTAACTTGAATTCGATGATTCACATCCCCTTTTATTTCTCCATAATTGTGTATTACAAACCAAAAATATTTAAACCGCGTGATTTGTGAGATGATATGGTCTTAAACTTTCACCTCTCGGTTAGAAACGCTTCTCCTTTTGTTAACTTACATTCCATATATTGTCTTACTTTTTCTTAGGCAAAAGACATGTGTTTCTAAGTCTAGTTTCAAAGTTTCCAACCTCTCATTTAAATTCTCCTTCAACTTTCCAAGTAGTACTATATCATCTGCAAAAAGCACATATCTCGGTGCTAACACTTAGATGTGTTAACGAGTACATCCATAATTAAAGTAAAAAGGTAGGGGCTTAAGGTTGAACATCGGTGCAATCCTATTGTAATAGAGAAATTGTCCGTCTCTCCACCCTATGCCTGCACACTAGTCGATACCCTTTCATACATATTTTGAATAGCTTGAATATATGCAATCCTAACTCATTTCTTCTCTAGGGTTTTCCATAAAATCTCTCAAGACACTATATCATAAGCCTTCTCTAAGTCAATGAAAATTAAGTACAAGTATTGTGGTTCATTCGATATAGCTCCATCACACGTCGTAGTAGATAGATCGTTTCTATGGTTGACCTTTCAAGCTAAAACTAAATTGATTCTCAATAACTTGAGTCTTTATTCTTAGTCTCCGTTCAATCACTATTTCCCATAACTTTATGGTATGATTCATAAGTTTAATCTTCCTATAATTTGCACAATTTTGCATATCTCCTTTATTCTTATGGATTGGAACTAAAGTGTTTTCTCCATTCATCAAACATTTATTTGACCTCATAATTTAGTTTAAGAGATTGGTTAGCCACTCACTGCCTTAATCTCTAAGAATTGTCCACACTTCAATAGGTATGTTGTTTGTCCCAACCGCCTTACTATTACTCATTCTTTTCAACTCTTCTTCCCGCAATTGAAATATTTTTATTAAACAAATTGTAGAAATGCGTATCAGAAAAAAATAACCTCTGATGCAATTCTCAAGCTTCTTCTCGCAATTGAAAACTCTTGCTTGAAAATacttttattttgaaaaacaacaGATATGGATGCTGCACCATGAACCAAACAAATTAGATAATATGGAAAGAAGATATAAGAACGTTTTAATTTGCAACCATAAAgtaaatttaaataattaactAGTAATGGCACTGTGCCCACAACCTCAAAAAAGTTGCAAGCTACATCAACATAGAACAGTTTGAAGTTTAAAAGTATAAACTAATGGTTACATATATGTAACATCATATTTAATTTAACAACATACCAATTTCTCCGTAACCTGCAGTTAACTTTAGCAGACCGCTAAGATTAATTTTTCCTTCATCATCCACCTGTAGATCAGAGTTTTCATTTAGCATATGAGGGAAAAAAACAGGGAAATAAAAGCTCATGCCTATATTGATATGAGGATATACATACATTTACCTACCTATATGTCTATCCTAGTACAAGCATCCATGCAAAACATTCATCACAGTATACTAGAATAGAGTTTGTAATAAAAAGCATTACCTTGTATGAAGTACTGCAATGATTTAGCATTTCAAATTCAGCCACAACAATATCAACCTCCGTGCCTTCAGGCACATGGTTTCTATATGTATCAAACATCTGGATGAAAGAAATACAAACAAATATGTCACCTAGAAACTTAATCTGATATAATGTTAGAAACACACATATGTGGTTGTGAGTGTATTAGTAATTTTACTTGGTATTAGTTTGTTATTGGCCATTCAACAAGTTAAATAAATATATGAACAATTTCATTAAGATCATCCAAAAAAAATTTAATTGGCCATTCAAGTGAACATTTGTGTAATCGTTAACCCCTGAATACTAGAACTccaaaaaggaaaaaaataaacCCACAAAAAATTTATACCATTTAATCATTGATCGATTTAAAAGGACAAATGTTCCTTAACATAGACCATTCTTATATATATAGATCAACACCATTATCGTGATAAAAGCGAGTGTTCAATAACACCATTTAATCCATATATCATTCATAGTTTAGTTTAGTTTTTCATCAAATCACCATCTACTCATTTGATTGGAATTTGCAAAGTTTTCACAGATCCAACCCAGCATATAAACCTTGAAACATTTGACTTTCCATTGTCTAATCACTTTGTATATTGAAACATTTGCAGAACTCAGAAGCTGTAGCATTGATCTATCATTTTAAACTTTTTCGgacatttttattatttaactTAATTACCAAACACAGCCCTCCCATATAATGTTGCTTTTAGGTCATAGCACCCATAAAAGAATGAACCTCAAACAAATGAATCATACAAAGACAAAATGTACATCAACCAACATATGCAACTTTGAGATACCTCCAACATTAACTCCTTGAAAATGTAACCTGGAAGTAGTTGGTCGTCTCTTATCTCAGGCTTCAGTGTAACATGTTTgggataactaggaaaaactgAGTACAAAACAAATAACAAGCATAAGAATAAACAACGCTGAAAACTAATTTAATTCCTTATGAACAAAAAGACAAATATCAATCAAAAGCACCTCGACACGGAAAGGTTAGTGACAATGGAATTTTTTTTGAAGTAATAATCAAAGTAGTTCTATAGCCGGGCCTTATCTTGTCCAATTCATTACTTGTAACCATTGCATCCTGTATCAATTATTCCAAAACAATGCAATAGTTAATTTATTTCAATCAACAAGACCCAAAAGTACACAACATGCATACCATGATTTTTAAAGTCATTTTATTAGTTGAGAGTCCAATCTTCATTCCATGTACTTCGAAGTACAAGTTCTCAGCTGCCTGAAGTTGGATAGCCACATCTGGAGTTGTTTGAAATGGTGCTCGATTGCCATAGATGTCATAGCATGCAATGGCTAAGGTTGGAAATTTAGAACCAGCCCTGCATAACAAATAATTTATTGACCAATGgcatacaaaagtcaacattCTTAATCAGAAGTAGAAATACAAGTTATAATTAAACACAAAATTCCAACAGTTAAAAAAGATATGTCCGAGAAATaaacaaaaggaaaaaaactGTGAAGGAAAGTCGTGGACAATGAGAAGTTCGTACTTTAGCAATCATACCTTACATCTAGCTCTGGACTTTGGTCATCAGTTAGAAGTTCGTACTTCTCGGCACAATGAGAAGGTTTCCCTGTCACCCTTTTGTCACAACTTTTACTGATTGAGTCCACCTTACAGACAAAATCACCAAGGCACCATGTTACATTGCATGACGCCCAAAAAATAATTTACAAAGGCAAACTACAACTTACAATATAACATGAATACAAAGTTATAGAGAAAAGATGGCTATTGCAAGTAGAATGAAATTAAATTGACTATGTGTATGAAGATTTTGAAAATGTCCTTCAAAATTTAGTTCTTCAATTTCTCATAATTTTTTTCCTTGGGTTGAGTATACGTGGATGAAATTCTCAAGCTATTTGTTAAATATTTAAATGTAAGTTATTTTATTGTTTGAATATAAGAGTACAAGAAACGCTCTGCTcaatattcatttttttattgGATGAAATAGATGTGGATCCCAAACTTTAAAAACATGTTTCATGTAAAATGGTGAGACTAATATAAATTTCAACTAATAAGAAAATGACTGTTAAAATGAGAGTTTCATTCCTCTTAAATATAGATATAAATGAAAGTTTTCTTGGCATATTACTTTCTAATTCTATTTTTTCACTTTCTTTAATCGCAGAGGTATTGCAACCAAATCTGTATCTCACCTCATCATTGAAAGTATAATTAATTGACGAGACAGATATAAAATGGAACTAATAAAATACTTACCACCCCAACTTGCTGTCGTTTATAACGGTTTGGGATCGGCGTGTCAAAACAAGCAGGAGATTTCTGTTGTATCTTATTAAGTTGATTCTCCCATTCAGTACTTCCAACAGCTACAAGCTGTTACGTATTGCTTAGAAGTTAGAAATGTTAAAGTTTTCGACCGTATAAAACAAATATACAACAAAATTTATCCACCTAACCTTTTCTGTGTCGATAACGGTTATAGGTAAAGACAATGAATTACCAACATTCAATGTGGGGTCTTCCTGGTCTTCCTCATTACTGTAGAGAGAACACCCCTTCTCATCAGGGATATCTATTGGCCTTTATATGCAAGCAAATGACAATGAATAGAAACAATTTTAGAGGGTTTATATGATTTTTGAATGGCACAATTTTGCAAAAGTATGTACAACGAACCTGCATATAATCCGAGCTTCTCCTATTAACAAAAAAAACATTGAAAGTGGTCACTTGACAGAATAAGCTTATCTCACTGGTCAGAAAAGCTTATACATATCACATTTTAACAAAGTTATTCCCTTTTTCTATATTTAAACAAGCACACGTTGACTTTACAGTTAAATTTAAAAGCAATAAGATAAACATAATATATTCTATAATTTAGATTGTTTTAATACATTTCGTTCAATGCTCAACTTTTCATTAACCTTGAATTTGGGAGATATGAGATGGAACAGCCATTACTACATTCTATTTCATTCTATATTATTAAAACAAATAGGAAAGGTTAATGCTTTACTTTATGTGCTACATTTAGGAATCTTACCACCCGGGTCTCCTTCAAATCCTTCAAGCAAAAAGTACTCTATGGTTGCATAAACATTGTTGGAAATCCCAGGACATGCTCCTTTTAACACTTTAATTCTCTGTCCATTACTCCATGATTTTTCCTTTCTTTTCAGAATCCGGTGAACTCTAACGACTTCATATTAGCAAGAAAAATAGAATCACAAAATGGAATATTCAATTTAGTCCAATAGCAGCAAATATATACATATTTACTACATGAGACTAGTCTAGAGCAACAGTTCAAATATCCATTTCATAAATTCGCTTATCAGAGGATTAGCAAAGTTCATTTATTCCTTTGTTAGTATACATGAGCATTTTCTGCAAAACACTGTGATTTGAACTGCCACAAGCAACAATCACAAATAGAAGCAATTGCCATCAAATTTTAGTAAGTCATACCCTCTTTAGAAATGCCAAGTGCTTTCTTGTTTGGTGGACTGACAATTATAACCGGGTTATCCTCTGCGGTGGCATCAGCTTCTTCATCATAttgattgtgcatttttatcatccaCTCCTGGTACTCCTTTTCGAGCTGCGCAGGAGTTAACATTTTTGTATCCATGCTAATTTCAACAGAAACAGCTGCTGATTGTAAATAACAGATAAGTTTAGTACTTTTGAGTATTTAATAAGCAGAAAAAACCGGTCATGAGAATTTAACTTGAAACAGTGTGATGAGAATTTAGAAGCAGAAAATACCGGTCTCTTTGTCAGAAATTTTACTTCCCAGGTTCTTCAAGGCAACGGTGAAATGATTGTGGTGAGCTAAATCTGTCTGAAAAGGCATTATTCTTTTGATTATCCTTAAATTAAGAAAAAATTAAAAGACAACAATATCATTTTGTATATTAGTCCATCATACTAGACAAATAGCAGACTCATTAGATTTATATCCAGTTATACATGTATACACAAATATGAAAAAGCACGGGCACTTGTATTTTCTTGGAAGGATTAATGGAACATACATGATGCATCTTTATATGTGCACCACATAATATGTAATTGTAGCCAATATGATTTTTTAAGCATGTAAATTATCACGGTCACAGTAGCGAAGGGCGCACaatttatttacaaatatttttaaCTATTGCAAGCCTAACCTTTGACTGGGTTGGCTTAAAACCAGCATCAGTTTCTGCAAATTAGAAAGTCGGACTTAGATGACCAACAAGAGAATCATAAAAAATATGAGAATGTAAGGTAACATATGGTTACTACATACCAACAAAGCATTTAACCCTCAGAGAACATCTCTTCAATATGCTTCCTCTACTGCTACTTACTCTTTTGTTCCTAAAGTCCATAAAAGGAAGGAAAGTCTGGCCAAAAAGAACTGTAACTGATTAGCAACCtctaaaagatgattttccacCAATTAGGCATAAATAACTAAAAAGTCAATCGACTTTAAAACAAACTAATAGGTTAATTGAAAGAAATATGGCTGGAAATTTTAGAATTCATGACTGATTTTTATGTTGATAAAAATAAAACTACATTAAAGAACATGCTTATGAGTTTTCTatcaaaaatatatttatattattcATTAACCATTTAAAAAATAATGTTACCCAACAAGTTCAGAAAAAAGGTTTAAAACTTACCAACAAGTTTTCAATAAATTATCAACAAATTCAGAAAAAAGGTATAAAATTTACCCAACGAGCATCTGGAAGGAGACGACCAAGCCGCCTAATGGAGACCCGGCTAAAATCTTGGAAGTTTTCTCTTATAATATAACCATCGGCCGTTAATTTTTCCAAAACCCTCTCAATACTCTCCTTTCCCTGCAATAATGTAAGGATTCATTTGATTTGTTTTGATTATGAGATCCAAGATAGACGAAATCCAATACTACAGGCTATTTATTTTTGTTACCTTTGTGAAAGGGAAATATACAAATCTAAGGCGTGCATTTGCTTCATGGAATCCTCTTGTGCCTAAAATATGGTTATTCAATTAGAACTCAACACCCACATTTCTTTACAGTTAATCAGGTGAAATGGTTAAGCAGTATAATGTTAGACATACtgattaaaaaaatcatttaGCTTATCTCAAACTAAACATTGCTAGATAGAATTATAATTCATGAACATACCATCGTGGTCATCTTTAATTGACAGGCGAAGCTGCAGAACAAATTCAGGACCATTACAAGAATGCAAATTGGTAGTTGCGACCTCCCCACCCTGAATCTCTGTCAGATCAACACCATTGACCTACAAAAGAACCAAACTTGTTACAATCTTGTATATGCAGTTATGTGACATCAAGTAACCCTTTCATGGAACACAAATTacatttttcttcaaaatattGAAAGTGACAACTATAAAATTTACAGCAGTGCAAAGCAAGGAGTCTGTGGCCAGCCACCAAAAGAACAAGAGAATCCGCCATCAAGATTCAGATTTCAAGTACATGTCTTGTTTATTTGTTTCCCAATATAATCTACTAAGCAAAAAAAATCAAACCAAAGTGTACAAACCAACGATACTTGCCTAGAAGAAGTTTCCGCAATACCTGAGCTGTAACACTAATGCCAACCGGCAATGATTAAACTAACTAAACATGTATAACAGAATTACATTATACAATTATCTTTGAAGAGTTGAGTGTAGTTCCTAGTTCTAGCATTCATTGAGTACTTGACACAAATATGCTACCAGATTAATCCATAATAGTATCAATAAGCTAAGTGAAGGTAATGCTGGAGCAAGAACCTGAAACTCAATTGGTGTGATAGTCTTCCCTCTGGCAGACAAGTCATCATTCTGTATGAATGAAACAAATTAAAAGGCATATTTTCAAGGCAATGACAAAAATATTTAGCCAAGGAACAATAATGTTTCAGAGGTTTGTGACCAACTTTCTGTTGCATAAAAACTGAATGTACTAAGATTTAGAACATTATGGTGGATTGCTGTGATAGTTCCCTCCTCATAAGTTATGACTTATTATGGAATCTCTTAAGTGGGGCTTCATCATTTACAGGGAAATGTTTG is a window of Lathyrus oleraceus cultivar Zhongwan6 chromosome 6, CAAS_Psat_ZW6_1.0, whole genome shotgun sequence DNA encoding:
- the LOC127092098 gene encoding structural maintenance of chromosomes flexible hinge domain-containing protein GMI1 isoform X5 codes for the protein MERALVVANPKKRKLMISDEDDDDIGIRRREFRFKVLLPNGTSVELTVWSVETEMHFEDFVGLVREKYLELRKKCEWMKKKRDINWKGSGLYLEDAGDNKIRNVIEFKNFMPRKCHILRLNDGSSDVAQTFENMWDLTPDTDLLLELPDEYNFEAAIADLIDNALQAVWFNGKNNRKLVRVNVTDDKISIFDNGSGMDDSDENSLVKWGKMGASVHRLSKPMAIGGKPPYLRPYFGMFGYGGPVASMHLGRRTRVSSKTKHVKKVYMLLLQREALLSRSNSEVTWKTNGGIREILKDEISNSDGSFTKVDIYEPKVKGVDINKLQCRLKDIYFPYIQNDDLSARGKTITPIEFQVNGVDLTEIQGGEVATTNLHSCNGPEFVLQLRLSIKDDHDGTRGFHEANARLRFVYFPFTKGKESIERVLEKLTADGYIIRENFQDFSRVSIRRLGRLLPDARWTFLPFMDFRNKRVSSSRGSILKRCSLRVKCFVETDAGFKPTQSKTDLAHHNHFTVALKNLGSKISDKETAAVSVEISMDTKMLTPAQLEKEYQEWMIKMHNQYDEEADATAEDNPVIIVSPPNKKALGISKEVVRVHRILKRKEKSWSNGQRIKVLKGACPGISNNVYATIEYFLLEGFEGDPGGEARIICRPIDIPDEKGCSLYSNEEDQEDPTLNVGNSLSLPITVIDTEKLVAVGSTEWENQLNKIQQKSPACFDTPIPNRYKRQQVGVVDSISKSCDKRVTGKPSHCAEKYELLTDDQSPELDVRAGSKFPTLAIACYDIYGNRAPFQTTPDVAIQLQAAENLYFEVHGMKIGLSTNKMTLKIMDAMVTSNELDKIRPGYRTTLIITSKKIPLSLTFPCRVFPSYPKHVTLKPEIRDDQLLPGYIFKELMLEMFDTYRNHVPEGTEVDIVVAEFEMLNHCSTSYKVDDEGKINLSGLLKLTAGYGEIASISVVFQNKSIFKQEFSIARRSLRIASEVPDFCAVGGQLENIEFEIVNIDGEVDTKIHHDDQDCQFHMLTIRSDFFNAEESIRYTFKHGRCTIPSISVPEIEGTFSFEASHSQYTMLRQDVEVQVIKMFNVKEATQLPEKNILTPPELTPLNRENNLISILNDGKQLKKILRLGEKIRTVEERLENCLKQKDGIEKDMLMLKNNVQHYQLDYVDSGFINTKEEMTTKIKSMENSAASVLCSLTTHQKQQNNFLEDIIGVVALLGSVQSPELSRILAEYLGEEQMLGVICKSFNTAISLEKYKQNGEIDIVHALHAEAAGLGKAISKRFFVMCFENIRPHNGSWHDNDSQRKLFLPDPKMPNGRMPAGFMGYAVNMIDLDIHHLQTRTTSGYGLRETVLFSLFKKLHVYKTRENMVDALPCIEEGAVSLDGGIIRENGTLSLGYGNPCICFPCTNKLDISPEAMEILTQIEGKKQKLLMIEEDIKILNTRHQKYLQNYKEKEKRYKNLMHTIKTEVF
- the LOC127092098 gene encoding structural maintenance of chromosomes flexible hinge domain-containing protein GMI1 isoform X1; this translates as MERALVVANPKKRKLMISDEDDDDIGIRRREFRFKVLLPNGTSVELTVWSVETEMHFEDFVGLVREKYLELRKKCEWMKKKRDINWKGSGLYLEDAGDNKIRNVIEFKNFMPRKCHILRLNDGSSDVAQTFENMWDLTPDTDLLLELPDEYNFEAAIADLIDNALQAVWFNGKNNRKLVRVNVTDDKISIFDNGSGMDDSDENSLVKWGKMGASVHRLSKPMAIGGKPPYLRPYFGMFGYGGPVASMHLGRRTRVSSKTKHVKKVYMLLLQREALLSRSNSEVTWKTNGGIREILKDEISNSDGSFTKVDIYEPKVKGVDINKLQCRLKDIYFPYIQNDDLSARGKTITPIEFQVNGVDLTEIQGGEVATTNLHSCNGPEFVLQLRLSIKDDHDGTRGFHEANARLRFVYFPFTKGKESIERVLEKLTADGYIIRENFQDFSRVSIRRLGRLLPDARWTFLPFMDFRNKRVSSSRGSILKRCSLRVKCFVETDAGFKPTQSKTDLAHHNHFTVALKNLGSKISDKETAAVSVEISMDTKMLTPAQLEKEYQEWMIKMHNQYDEEADATAEDNPVIIVSPPNKKALGISKEVVRVHRILKRKEKSWSNGQRIKVLKGACPGISNNVYATIEYFLLEGFEGDPGGEARIICRPIDIPDEKGCSLYSNEEDQEDPTLNVGNSLSLPITVIDTEKLVAVGSTEWENQLNKIQQKSPACFDTPIPNRYKRQQVGVVDSISKSCDKRVTGKPSHCAEKYELLTDDQSPELDVRAGSKFPTLAIACYDIYGNRAPFQTTPDVAIQLQAAENLYFEVHGMKIGLSTNKMTLKIMDAMVTSNELDKIRPGYRTTLIITSKKIPLSLTFPCRVFPSYPKHVTLKPEIRDDQLLPGYIFKELMLEMFDTYRNHVPEGTEVDIVVAEFEMLNHCSTSYKVDDEGKINLSGLLKLTAGYGEIASISVVFQNKSIFKQEFSIARRSLRIASEVPDFCAVGGQLENIEFEIVNIDGEVDTKIHHDDQDCQFHMLTIRSDFFNAEESIRYTFKHGRCTIPSISVPEIEGTFSFEASHSQYTMLRQDVEVQVIKMFNVKEATQLPEKNILTPPELTPLNRENNLISILNDGKQLKKILRLGEKIRTVEERLENCLKQKDGIEKDMLMLKSMYDNVQHYQLDYVDSGFINTKEEMTTKIKSMENSAASVLCSLTTHQKQQNNFLEDIIGVVALLGSVQSPELSRILAEYLGEEQMLGVICKSFNTAISLEKYKQNGEIDIVHALHAEAAGLGKAISKRFFVMCFENIRPYNSIDRPHNGSWHDNDSQRKLFLPDPKMPNGRMPAGFMGYAVNMIDLDIHHLQTRTTSGYGLRETVLFSLFKKLHVYKTRENMVDALPCIEEGAVSLDGGIIRENGTLSLGYGNPCICFPCTNKLDISPEAMEILTQIEGKKQKLLMIEEDIKILNTRHQKYLQNYKEKEKRYKNLMHTIKTEVF